In a genomic window of Strix aluco isolate bStrAlu1 chromosome 3, bStrAlu1.hap1, whole genome shotgun sequence:
- the FAM162B gene encoding protein FAM162B, with protein MLPARLRPGRLLTAAPLRLPSPRGAAAGGGPARSPGTARAEQAHKVVASYKPSKFDKKILLWTGRFKTEEEIPSRIPPEMLDRARNKARVKTCYIMIGLSIVACFAVIASAKKAAARHESLTSWNLAKKAKWRQEAALAAESKTK; from the exons ATGCTGCCGGCGCGCCTCCGCCCCGGGCGGCTGCTGacggccgcgccgctccgcctGCCCTCACCgcggggagccgccgccggcgggggaCCCGCCCGCAGCCCGGGCACCGCCCGCG CTGAGCAGGCTCACAAGGTGGTTGCAAGTTACAAACCTTCGAAGTTTGACAAAAAAATCCTCCTCTGGACTGGACGTTTCAAGACAGAAGAAGAGATTCCCTCGAGGATCCC GCCAGAAATGCTAGACAGGGCGAGAAACAAGGCTCGAGTTAAAACTTGTTACATCATGATTGGACTCTCAATTGTTGCATGTTTTGCAGTGATTGCCTCAGCTAAAAAG GCTGCTGCACGTCATGAGTCCTTAACGAGCTGGAACTTGGCAAAGAAGGCCAAGTGGCGACAGGAGGCCGCACTAGCAGCGGAGTCGAAGACAAAGTGA